The proteins below come from a single Zhouia spongiae genomic window:
- a CDS encoding TonB-dependent receptor yields MKLTFVFLLVALFQTQAESRSEKRLSLNVTNQTLGAVFNEIERQTDYNFFYDTKVIDLNGRVDFKVSDMPVTKAINNLLDQAGISYKIVNNQIIISSQRLNPPNQKKEYEYQEHIVKGKVLDEYGTPLPGATIMQKGTRKGVSSDFNGNFSLAVDAPKVTLLVSYVGYKEKEVEAVSDTPEVIRLQASLSDLDEVVLIGYGKVRKEEVTGSVGTVSMENIKSIPPTVNLDNALQGQVSGLHVSSSNGQPGAAAKVRIRGTTSLFGSNQPLYVIDGIPVVPNGNIPAADNAAGGRLGDELNSQGLSTPIGNISIDNIESISVLKDASAAAIYGSRAANGVIIITTKQGMFNSKPAFEFNTTVSMQAPQTLDVLNAEQFRDVWTTAVENRGLSNSFSQSVLDGSYFGNANTNWEDEVSPGAPIATNYSFSVYGGSENTRYSTSLNVLSHDGAYENSKFNRYAYMLSLDTQFSERLKFGSKVNLSFTDQSSPDGGLTQLTYRFRPDLPVYNEDGTYSTSPTYFSDNPVARSKATNNNNTFMLLTSLFAEYEILDGLTYKPLIAVNYTNGNQDSFYPGFTFRGGWWPFTGGDGDGYAQESTSNFTKTLFENTLTYQKIFNEVHRLNVVAGASFERNKNKSLKSWGEGFPNSVLTNLSNATVYTDGSSYESEFGLVSYFTRVNYDFRNKYLLTLSGRIDGSSKFATDNKYAFFPAAAVAWRLSEENFLSGSKVVSDLKLRASAGRTGQQDFGPYAWRTLFANANYGGTPAIIMDQLGNDQLKWETTDQFDLGLDFTLWDGRVSGTMGYYLKNTKDALFSTITPGSTGFNRTIANIADTRNEGVEFEIRADLIRAKDFNWNINFNISKNKNSLTRINNDFKDENGFLTGFTGGGYLKEGSPIGLIYGYKSEGIFQSQETIDQLNAASPTGVYQHALTSPGDLRFKDITGPDGVPDGLVNLLDKQVIGDAQPELFGGFTNTFSYKGFSLSAFFTYSFGNDLNAFTLAQDTNFASTYVGENKTTSVLDAWSPENTSSTIPRIVYTDPNDNDRISSHYVYDASYIRLRTLNISYNLPAEVIEKIGFIDDLTLFCSGQNLLTITDYPGADPEATNLFNNDLSAGRDINRFPISKVFTTGLRIKF; encoded by the coding sequence ATGAAGCTTACTTTCGTTTTTCTTCTTGTTGCATTGTTTCAAACTCAGGCAGAATCGCGTTCCGAAAAACGCTTATCATTAAATGTCACCAACCAGACATTGGGTGCTGTATTTAATGAAATTGAAAGGCAGACAGATTATAATTTCTTTTATGATACCAAAGTAATTGACCTGAATGGAAGGGTGGATTTCAAAGTTTCTGATATGCCGGTTACCAAAGCCATTAATAACTTATTAGATCAGGCGGGTATATCTTACAAGATTGTAAATAATCAAATTATAATATCCTCACAGCGTTTGAATCCTCCAAACCAGAAAAAAGAATATGAATATCAGGAGCATATTGTAAAAGGGAAGGTTCTTGATGAGTATGGAACACCATTACCCGGAGCCACAATTATGCAGAAGGGAACCCGTAAGGGCGTTAGTTCTGATTTTAACGGAAATTTCAGCCTTGCTGTCGATGCACCAAAAGTTACCTTATTGGTTAGTTATGTAGGGTATAAAGAAAAAGAAGTAGAAGCTGTATCGGATACACCGGAGGTTATCCGTTTGCAGGCAAGCCTTTCAGATCTTGATGAGGTCGTACTTATCGGTTATGGAAAGGTAAGAAAAGAGGAGGTTACGGGATCTGTCGGAACAGTTTCAATGGAAAATATTAAGAGTATTCCTCCAACCGTAAATCTTGACAACGCTTTACAGGGGCAGGTTTCCGGATTACATGTGTCATCGTCTAACGGTCAGCCGGGAGCAGCTGCGAAAGTGAGGATTCGGGGTACGACTTCTTTATTCGGATCAAATCAACCATTATATGTGATAGACGGAATTCCTGTAGTACCAAACGGAAATATACCTGCCGCAGACAATGCAGCAGGAGGTAGATTGGGAGATGAATTAAACAGCCAGGGATTAAGCACGCCTATAGGGAATATAAGTATAGATAATATTGAGTCTATCAGTGTATTGAAAGATGCCTCGGCGGCGGCTATCTATGGTTCACGAGCAGCTAACGGTGTTATAATCATCACTACCAAACAAGGGATGTTTAACAGTAAACCTGCTTTTGAATTTAATACGACTGTAAGTATGCAGGCTCCTCAGACATTAGATGTTCTCAATGCGGAGCAATTCAGAGATGTATGGACTACCGCGGTAGAAAACAGAGGTTTATCAAATAGTTTTTCGCAATCCGTTCTGGATGGTTCTTACTTCGGGAATGCGAATACGAACTGGGAAGATGAAGTCAGTCCCGGAGCACCTATTGCCACTAATTATTCTTTTTCGGTTTACGGAGGTTCTGAAAACACCCGATATTCAACTTCGTTAAATGTTCTGAGTCACGATGGTGCCTATGAAAACTCTAAGTTTAACAGGTATGCTTATATGTTAAGTCTGGATACTCAATTTAGCGAAAGATTAAAGTTTGGATCTAAAGTTAACTTGTCATTTACCGATCAGTCATCTCCTGATGGGGGGCTAACTCAATTAACCTACAGGTTCAGACCTGATTTACCGGTTTATAATGAAGATGGTACTTATTCAACAAGTCCTACGTATTTTTCAGACAACCCGGTGGCCAGATCAAAAGCAACAAATAACAACAATACTTTTATGTTATTAACCAGTTTGTTTGCAGAATATGAAATTTTAGACGGGTTGACATATAAGCCATTGATAGCAGTAAATTACACTAATGGTAATCAAGATAGTTTTTATCCCGGTTTTACTTTTAGAGGAGGTTGGTGGCCATTCACTGGAGGCGATGGTGACGGTTATGCTCAGGAAAGTACTTCTAATTTTACAAAAACCTTATTTGAAAACACCCTTACTTATCAAAAAATATTCAATGAAGTACATCGATTAAATGTGGTTGCAGGGGCGTCATTTGAACGTAATAAAAACAAATCTCTTAAATCGTGGGGTGAAGGATTTCCGAATAGTGTTTTGACAAATTTATCAAATGCAACCGTCTATACGGACGGGTCATCATATGAATCGGAATTTGGGTTAGTATCCTACTTTACAAGGGTTAACTATGATTTTAGAAATAAATATCTGTTAACCCTTTCCGGTAGGATTGATGGTTCTTCGAAGTTTGCTACAGATAATAAGTATGCATTTTTTCCTGCTGCCGCTGTGGCCTGGCGACTTTCAGAAGAAAATTTCTTAAGTGGAAGTAAAGTTGTTTCCGATCTTAAGTTAAGAGCCAGCGCAGGTCGCACAGGACAACAGGATTTTGGGCCTTATGCATGGAGAACACTTTTTGCTAATGCGAATTATGGAGGTACTCCGGCTATAATAATGGACCAGTTGGGGAATGATCAGCTTAAATGGGAAACGACTGATCAGTTTGACTTAGGTTTGGACTTTACACTCTGGGACGGTAGGGTGTCTGGAACTATGGGGTATTATCTTAAAAACACCAAAGATGCTTTGTTTTCGACTATAACTCCAGGAAGTACAGGTTTTAACCGAACGATTGCAAATATAGCAGATACGAGGAACGAAGGTGTTGAATTTGAAATTCGGGCAGATTTAATCAGAGCAAAGGACTTTAACTGGAATATCAATTTTAATATTAGTAAGAATAAAAATTCTTTAACCAGAATAAATAATGATTTTAAAGACGAAAATGGCTTTTTAACAGGGTTTACTGGTGGCGGATATCTGAAAGAGGGAAGCCCGATAGGTTTAATTTATGGTTATAAATCAGAAGGTATCTTTCAGTCGCAGGAAACAATAGATCAGTTAAATGCAGCTTCTCCAACCGGTGTGTATCAGCATGCTCTTACAAGTCCCGGTGATTTAAGGTTTAAGGATATAACAGGGCCTGATGGTGTGCCGGACGGGCTTGTCAATTTACTGGATAAACAAGTTATAGGCGATGCCCAACCTGAACTTTTTGGTGGTTTTACCAATACGTTTAGTTATAAAGGGTTTAGTTTGTCTGCGTTTTTTACTTATTCTTTTGGAAATGATTTGAATGCTTTTACGTTGGCACAAGACACAAATTTTGCAAGTACATATGTAGGAGAAAATAAGACAACTTCTGTATTAGATGCGTGGAGTCCTGAAAACACCTCTTCTACTATTCCAAGGATAGTTTATACCGATCCTAATGATAATGATCGTATTTCGAGTCATTATGTTTACGATGCTTCTTATATAAGGCTTAGGACCCTGAATATAAGTTATAATCTACCTGCTGAGGTTATTGAAAAAATAGGATTTATAGATGATCTTACCTTGTTCTGTTCAGGACAGAATTTGTTAACAATTACTGATTATCCCGGAGCAGATCCGGAAGCCACGAATTTATTTAATAATGATCTGAGCGCAGGTCGTGACATAAATAGATTTCCTATAAGTAAGGTGTTTACTACCGGGTTAAGAATTAAATTTTAA
- a CDS encoding M16 family metallopeptidase, with amino-acid sequence MVHRLIFTILLLCTITMYAQDTKVYNKGESIPLDKTVLTGKLDNGLTYFIKENTKPSDKAQLRLVVKAGSLQEEEDQQGLAHFVEHMAFNGTKNFEKNSLIDYLEKLGVQFGADLNAHTAFHETVYKLSVPTNNEELFDQSFLILRDWADGIVFDKKEVDAERGIILAEQRERNSVARRLYFNSLPELSNHSRYSKRFPGGKKEIIENFKYKELERYYKDWYRPDLMGVIVVGDFNAEDVERKIKSHFSSMKLPKKAYGKLNYEIPEQSEMKVIKLRDKEATEVNFALYYKNKAKELKNHEDFRKHIIEKLYWIMLKDRLAEKELELNTPFLSTKAGIGTFLGDTDNYFIKATLKDDMINKGITAALEENFRVKQHGFTMSELERAKLYLLNYMKFVASEEDKIPSKHYVDEFTKYFSTGKIAPGKVYAYEFYNDVLPGINLEEVNSIAHEWIKEKNMVLVLTGSEKAEFPADAWLKQEVSKTASSKLDAYHDSLADKKIMEGKPLPGKIIETNYISKIGTTIWTLSNGVKVIARPSTLQNGIVEMSGFREGGSSVVDDRMFLSAVHAGDIIGRSGFNNISDMDIEKLNMGKVVSVTPRINYYDDLMSGECTNPNMETMLQMVYMYMTKPNKDKAVFQRAKSKLLLSDKRRKNNANSIYYDRISKIMTQGHLRGGGVDSEKINSALSLDEAFEFYKHRFSSASGFTFIFTGNFELNTLKDLVTDYLASLPVNKDVHVGWKDIGLRRVKGRVKEVVYAGEEEKSTVNLRYTGELDFSLEEQYKLSTLGKALKLKLTEELREKMSGVYGVKASGFSTYVPYEWYRMNVEFSCHPDDVEPLIEATNRIIETIKRDGIGESELAKIKKADLANHRDGLKYDAYWTYKMRDLYKNKLPLEEILNIPDLVNSVTKEELKELANRYFDNSNYAEFILLPESYKEK; translated from the coding sequence ATGGTACATAGATTAATATTTACAATATTGTTGTTATGCACAATAACAATGTATGCTCAGGATACTAAAGTATACAATAAGGGAGAGTCAATTCCTCTCGATAAAACTGTTTTAACGGGGAAACTAGATAATGGGCTGACTTATTTTATAAAAGAGAATACCAAGCCTTCGGATAAGGCACAATTAAGGTTAGTAGTTAAAGCCGGATCGCTTCAAGAGGAGGAGGATCAGCAAGGATTGGCCCATTTTGTAGAGCATATGGCTTTTAACGGGACTAAAAACTTTGAAAAAAACAGCCTGATCGATTATCTGGAAAAGCTGGGAGTGCAGTTTGGAGCCGATTTAAATGCGCATACAGCTTTTCACGAAACGGTTTACAAGCTATCCGTCCCGACTAATAATGAAGAGCTTTTTGATCAGAGTTTTTTGATTCTAAGAGATTGGGCAGACGGAATTGTATTTGATAAGAAAGAAGTTGATGCTGAGCGAGGAATAATTCTGGCAGAGCAGCGGGAACGCAATAGCGTGGCCAGAAGGTTATATTTTAACTCTTTGCCTGAATTGAGCAATCATTCCAGATATTCTAAACGTTTTCCGGGAGGTAAAAAGGAGATTATTGAAAATTTCAAGTATAAAGAATTAGAGCGTTATTACAAAGACTGGTACAGGCCGGACTTAATGGGAGTGATCGTAGTTGGAGACTTTAATGCAGAGGATGTAGAACGGAAAATAAAAAGTCATTTCTCGAGTATGAAGCTTCCTAAAAAAGCGTATGGAAAATTAAATTATGAAATTCCCGAGCAATCAGAAATGAAGGTAATTAAACTTCGTGATAAAGAGGCTACTGAGGTGAATTTTGCACTTTATTATAAGAATAAAGCGAAGGAGCTTAAGAATCATGAAGATTTTAGAAAACATATTATAGAAAAATTATATTGGATAATGTTAAAAGACCGATTGGCTGAAAAGGAATTGGAATTAAATACCCCTTTCTTATCAACAAAGGCGGGAATCGGAACTTTCTTAGGAGATACAGACAATTATTTTATCAAAGCAACCCTTAAAGACGATATGATTAACAAGGGAATAACAGCTGCGCTTGAAGAAAATTTCCGAGTTAAACAGCATGGATTTACCATGAGTGAACTTGAAAGAGCCAAGTTGTATTTGTTGAATTATATGAAGTTTGTTGCATCTGAAGAGGACAAAATTCCTTCAAAGCATTACGTAGATGAATTCACCAAATATTTTAGTACAGGAAAGATTGCTCCCGGAAAAGTGTATGCATATGAGTTCTATAATGATGTGCTTCCGGGTATAAATTTAGAGGAGGTGAATTCAATTGCACACGAATGGATTAAAGAAAAAAATATGGTGCTTGTACTAACCGGTTCGGAGAAAGCAGAATTCCCAGCAGATGCTTGGTTGAAACAGGAAGTTAGTAAAACAGCAAGTTCAAAGTTAGATGCTTATCACGATTCGCTTGCTGATAAAAAGATAATGGAAGGTAAACCATTGCCCGGTAAAATTATAGAGACTAATTACATCTCAAAAATTGGAACAACAATATGGACTCTTTCCAATGGTGTTAAAGTGATTGCACGTCCAAGTACATTGCAGAATGGTATTGTAGAAATGAGTGGATTCAGAGAAGGAGGGAGTTCTGTTGTAGATGATCGTATGTTTTTGTCAGCTGTACATGCAGGTGATATTATAGGTAGAAGTGGCTTTAATAATATCTCTGACATGGATATAGAAAAGTTGAATATGGGGAAGGTCGTATCGGTAACACCTCGTATTAATTATTATGATGATTTGATGTCGGGAGAATGTACCAATCCAAATATGGAAACAATGCTTCAGATGGTATATATGTATATGACGAAGCCAAACAAGGATAAAGCTGTTTTTCAGCGGGCAAAATCAAAATTACTTTTAAGTGATAAACGAAGAAAAAACAATGCTAATTCTATTTACTACGACAGAATCTCCAAGATTATGACTCAGGGCCACTTAAGAGGAGGGGGAGTCGATTCAGAAAAAATTAACAGTGCGTTGAGTCTAGATGAAGCATTTGAGTTTTATAAGCATAGGTTTTCGTCGGCCAGTGGCTTTACTTTCATTTTTACCGGAAATTTTGAGTTGAATACATTAAAAGATTTAGTAACAGATTATCTGGCAAGCTTACCAGTAAATAAGGATGTTCATGTAGGATGGAAGGACATAGGTCTACGACGTGTAAAGGGTAGGGTTAAAGAGGTCGTTTACGCAGGAGAGGAAGAAAAAAGTACTGTGAATCTGCGCTATACCGGTGAATTAGATTTTTCTCTTGAAGAACAATACAAATTATCGACTTTAGGTAAAGCATTGAAGTTAAAATTAACAGAAGAGTTACGCGAGAAAATGTCAGGAGTTTACGGGGTTAAAGCTTCAGGTTTTTCAACTTATGTGCCGTATGAGTGGTATCGGATGAATGTTGAGTTTTCGTGCCACCCTGATGATGTGGAACCTCTTATTGAGGCTACCAATCGTATTATAGAAACTATTAAACGAGACGGGATAGGTGAAAGCGAGCTGGCCAAGATTAAGAAAGCGGATTTGGCAAATCATCGAGATGGATTAAAGTATGATGCTTATTGGACCTATAAAATGAGGGATTTGTATAAAAATAAGCTTCCGTTGGAGGAGATACTGAATATCCCCGATTTAGTTAATTCAGTAACAAAAGAAGAATTAAAAGAATTGGCAAACAGGTATTTTGACAATTCCAATTATGCAGAATTTATTTTATTACCTGAATCGTATAAGGAGAAATAA
- a CDS encoding RagB/SusD family nutrient uptake outer membrane protein, producing MKKIFIYIVSLPFVLMSCELTDVLDNNPPDNLVPENVVNNQKDAEALLNGVYTTITSRTTPAYYMFTELIPSGMIGTMSSVGGGRNIEFTTNDVQYDNSEVQNLWTSFYRVIDMANTSIKLTSELEDSEFTGNKKAEILGEAHYLRAMATFDALRYYGQFYDLSSELGVVLREEPVNFVTRNKARSNVQECYDFIINDLMYAIDNAPDFSVTYRGSKTSAKALLAKVMFFKGDYSEAIQLVDAVVAEGNRSLESTFADVFDKGLNSSEMLFMTHRDVNSDTEDNNRKRFYPGKAGTTWYADLMDADPRKASSYNGTTILKVNHLDTFRPTYFMRLAELYLIKAEALLRSGAGVEQAKEPLDIIRERAGLEETTAGTLDELSQEIFEEIIRELAFENGSDWFAAIRFDKAKDLQPTIISEHQYILPIPEEEIIGNSQINPADQNPGY from the coding sequence ATGAAAAAAATATTTATTTATATAGTTTCGTTACCGTTTGTATTAATGTCGTGTGAACTCACAGATGTTTTAGATAATAACCCTCCTGATAACTTGGTGCCGGAAAACGTAGTGAATAATCAAAAGGATGCGGAAGCATTATTGAATGGGGTTTATACTACCATTACTTCCAGAACGACACCAGCATATTATATGTTTACCGAGCTAATTCCCAGTGGTATGATTGGTACGATGAGTTCTGTTGGAGGAGGCAGAAATATAGAGTTTACCACTAACGATGTGCAGTACGACAATTCTGAAGTTCAAAACCTGTGGACCAGCTTTTACAGGGTTATTGATATGGCTAATACTTCTATAAAGTTAACATCGGAATTAGAAGACTCTGAATTCACAGGGAATAAAAAGGCTGAAATTCTAGGGGAAGCTCATTACCTAAGAGCAATGGCAACTTTTGATGCATTACGTTATTATGGTCAGTTTTATGATTTGTCAAGTGAATTAGGTGTAGTATTACGAGAGGAGCCTGTTAATTTTGTGACTCGTAACAAAGCAAGAAGTAATGTGCAGGAATGTTATGATTTTATTATAAATGATCTGATGTATGCCATTGATAATGCCCCTGATTTTTCGGTTACCTACAGGGGTTCAAAAACATCAGCAAAGGCTTTATTAGCAAAGGTAATGTTCTTTAAGGGTGATTATTCTGAAGCAATACAATTAGTCGATGCGGTAGTGGCAGAGGGAAATAGAAGTCTCGAAAGCACTTTTGCCGATGTTTTTGATAAGGGATTAAATTCTTCTGAAATGCTCTTTATGACTCACAGGGATGTTAACTCTGATACCGAGGATAATAACAGGAAACGGTTTTATCCCGGAAAAGCGGGTACGACCTGGTATGCTGATTTGATGGATGCTGATCCGAGAAAAGCTTCAAGTTACAACGGAACAACTATTTTAAAGGTAAATCATTTAGATACATTTAGGCCGACGTATTTTATGAGACTGGCGGAATTATACTTAATAAAGGCAGAGGCCTTATTGAGGAGTGGAGCCGGTGTTGAACAGGCTAAAGAACCTTTAGATATCATTAGAGAAAGAGCCGGACTAGAGGAGACCACTGCTGGTACTTTGGATGAACTAAGCCAGGAAATTTTTGAGGAGATAATAAGGGAGTTGGCTTTTGAGAACGGTAGCGATTGGTTTGCAGCGATACGTTTTGATAAGGCGAAAGACTTACAGCCTACAATTATATCGGAGCATCAATATATTCTTCCCATTCCGGAAGAAGAAATAATCGGCAATAGCCAGATTAATCCTGCGGATCAAAACCCGGGATATTAA